In the Cyanobacteria bacterium QS_8_64_29 genome, one interval contains:
- a CDS encoding S-layer protein: MSLPSSYAAGSVAAALGTVAGAAAPLVAPAPAAAQPNFPDVSSNYWAQPYIRAMAERDIVGGFPDGTFRPDEPVTRAQFAAMLEQTFSKAASRDPAQFQDVPQDHWARQAIRQAYATGFLSGYPNNRFRPGQSIPRVQALASLAGGLGYDTSGSVSSTLDYYTDAVAIPDWARNSIAAATQNQLVVNHPDVRQLQPNQAATRAEVAAFIYQALVSAGKAEPINSRYVAQRQGKAKVVPAGTTLATRYEQAETIYLAPQEPKPVPVTLTVSQAVTNDRGQILIPSGASVKGELRTVKANGQQGARFVARQLVWANGRTVSLDASSNLITSKETVQRGASAGDILKGGAVGAGAAAAITAVTGDKAIATEEVLGGAAAGALGGVFVGREQVELIAIQPDRDLALTLKSPLTVQ, translated from the coding sequence ATGTCTCTACCTTCTAGCTACGCTGCGGGATCGGTAGCTGCCGCGTTGGGGACGGTGGCGGGGGCAGCTGCTCCCCTGGTTGCGCCAGCGCCTGCTGCCGCCCAGCCCAATTTCCCCGATGTCTCGAGCAATTACTGGGCTCAGCCCTACATTCGGGCCATGGCGGAGCGCGACATTGTTGGCGGCTTCCCGGATGGAACGTTCCGCCCCGACGAGCCAGTAACGCGAGCGCAGTTCGCCGCCATGCTGGAGCAAACTTTCTCCAAAGCCGCCAGTCGCGATCCCGCTCAGTTTCAAGACGTTCCCCAGGACCACTGGGCGCGTCAGGCCATCCGGCAGGCATACGCCACCGGCTTTTTAAGCGGCTACCCCAACAACCGCTTCCGGCCGGGCCAAAGCATTCCCCGCGTTCAGGCCCTGGCCTCCTTAGCCGGCGGCCTCGGCTATGACACGAGCGGTTCTGTCAGCTCAACGCTCGACTACTATACCGATGCCGTTGCCATTCCCGACTGGGCGCGCAACAGCATTGCGGCTGCAACGCAAAATCAGCTCGTTGTCAACCATCCCGATGTCCGCCAACTGCAGCCCAACCAAGCTGCAACGCGCGCCGAGGTAGCAGCCTTTATTTATCAAGCGCTCGTCAGTGCCGGCAAAGCCGAACCGATCAACTCGCGTTACGTGGCGCAGCGCCAAGGCAAAGCCAAAGTCGTTCCGGCGGGGACGACGCTGGCAACGCGGTACGAGCAGGCCGAAACTATTTATCTGGCGCCTCAGGAGCCCAAGCCCGTCCCGGTAACGTTAACCGTGTCGCAAGCCGTCACGAATGATCGCGGCCAAATCCTGATTCCGAGCGGCGCTTCTGTGAAAGGTGAGCTCCGCACCGTCAAGGCCAATGGCCAGCAAGGCGCGCGCTTTGTAGCGCGGCAGCTCGTTTGGGCCAACGGACGGACCGTTTCGCTAGATGCCAGCTCCAACCTCATTACTAGCAAAGAGACAGTCCAACGCGGGGCTAGTGCGGGCGACATCTTGAAGGGGGGAGCTGTCGGTGCCGGAGCAGCCGCTGCCATTACGGCCGTGACGGGCGATAAAGCGATCGCTACCGAAGAGGTCCTAGGCGGTGCCGCCGCCGGTGCGCTAGGTGGCGTTTTTGTCGGTCGGGAGCAGGTCGAGCTAATCGCCATCCAGCCCGATCGGGACTTGGCGCTAACCCTCAAGTCCCCACTGACGGTGCAGTGA
- a CDS encoding cytochrome b6-f complex subunit PetN (cytochrome b6-f complex subunit 8; with PetL, PetG and PetM makes up the small subunit of the cytochrome b6-f complex; cytochrome b6-f mediates electron transfer between photosystem II and photosystem I), with protein sequence MDILTLGWVSVIAFFTWSIAAVVWGRSSF encoded by the coding sequence ATGGACATTCTGACGCTGGGTTGGGTCTCGGTCATCGCCTTTTTTACCTGGTCGATTGCAGCCGTGGTTTGGGGACGCAGTAGCTTCTGA
- a CDS encoding NAD(P)-dependent oxidoreductase → MAEADGAIWLAGASRGVGYEIARCLRAQGQPVYALLRSQQAQPELEVMGLSVTVGDALDRQAVMQALTASGPVRAVISTIGGSPQDEQRPDRAGNRNLIDAAVQAGAERFILISSIGSGESQQALPQRALEALGPVLADKEQAERHLIASGLPYTIIRPGGLSSEPATDRGILTESAAVAGSITRADVARLVCRGWNADLTRNRVLAVIDRDTAYGDPNFEVLPL, encoded by the coding sequence ATGGCCGAGGCGGACGGAGCAATCTGGCTGGCTGGGGCCAGCCGCGGCGTGGGTTACGAAATCGCTCGCTGCTTGCGGGCGCAAGGTCAGCCGGTCTATGCCCTGCTGCGATCACAGCAAGCGCAGCCCGAGCTCGAGGTCATGGGGCTGAGCGTGACCGTGGGCGATGCCCTTGATCGCCAAGCCGTGATGCAAGCCTTAACGGCAAGCGGGCCCGTTCGCGCCGTCATCTCCACGATTGGCGGCAGCCCGCAGGACGAGCAGCGGCCCGATCGCGCCGGCAACCGCAACCTCATCGATGCAGCCGTGCAAGCCGGGGCCGAGCGCTTCATTCTCATCTCCTCCATTGGCAGCGGTGAGAGCCAGCAGGCACTGCCGCAGCGCGCGCTGGAGGCACTGGGACCGGTACTGGCCGATAAAGAGCAGGCCGAGCGCCACCTGATTGCCAGCGGCCTGCCCTACACCATCATCCGGCCGGGCGGCCTGAGCTCGGAGCCTGCCACCGATCGCGGCATCCTCACCGAGAGCGCTGCCGTTGCCGGCAGCATCACCCGCGCCGACGTGGCGCGCCTGGTCTGCCGCGGCTGGAATGCGGACCTCACCCGCAACCGGGTGCTGGCCGTGATCGATCGCGATACGGCCTACGGCGATCCCAACTTTGAGGTCCTCCCCCTCTGA
- the gyrB gene encoding DNA topoisomerase (ATP-hydrolyzing) subunit B yields the protein MTAGYSAEQIQVLEGLEPVRKRPGMYVGSTGARGLHHLVYEVVDNAIDEAMAGYCDRITVELEADGSVCVTDNGRGIPVERHARTGKSALETVMTVLHAGGKFGGSDSSYKVSGGLHGVGVSVVNALAEWLAVTVWRDDRRYNQRFERGLPAGELTQEPAEASGTGTVIAFRPDREIFASDTTLDYNTLSGRLRELAFLNAGVRITLTDNRPSEPQQESYCYQGGIQEYVAYMTREKQPLHKDIVYVQGEREGIQVEVSLQWCADAYNDNLLGFANNIRTTDGGTHLEGLKTVLTRTINAVARKRNKLKDKDPNLGGENVREGMTGVISVKVPDPEFEGQTKTKLGNTEVRGVVDSLVGEVLTEYLDFNPGVADAIIDKAVQAFKAAEAARLAREQVRRKSVLESSPLPGKLADCSSRDPGESEIFIVEGDSAGGSAKQGRDRRLQAIMPLRGKILNIEKTDDSKIYKNNEVQSLITALGLGVKGEEFDLSQLRYHRIIVMTDADVDGAHIRTLLLTFFYRYQQALVDGGYVYIACPPLYKVERRRQSYYCYSDSELDRLVRQEFPENANYSIQRFKGLGEMMPQQLWETTMNPETRILKRVEIEDAAEADRIFTVLMGDRVAPRREFIEAYGSQLNLAELDI from the coding sequence ATGACCGCAGGATACAGCGCCGAACAAATTCAGGTCCTAGAGGGGCTAGAACCGGTCCGCAAGCGGCCGGGCATGTACGTGGGGTCGACGGGCGCCCGCGGGCTGCACCACCTAGTTTATGAAGTCGTCGATAACGCCATCGACGAGGCCATGGCGGGCTACTGCGATCGCATCACCGTCGAGCTCGAGGCCGACGGCTCGGTGTGCGTGACCGACAACGGCCGCGGCATTCCCGTGGAGCGGCACGCGCGCACGGGCAAATCGGCGCTGGAGACCGTCATGACCGTGCTGCACGCCGGGGGCAAATTTGGCGGCAGCGACAGCAGCTACAAGGTCTCGGGCGGCCTGCACGGCGTCGGCGTCTCGGTGGTCAACGCCCTCGCCGAGTGGCTGGCGGTTACCGTCTGGCGCGACGACCGCCGCTACAACCAGCGCTTCGAGCGCGGCCTCCCCGCCGGCGAGCTCACCCAAGAGCCGGCTGAGGCCAGCGGCACCGGCACCGTGATCGCCTTTCGCCCGGACCGCGAGATTTTTGCCAGCGACACCACACTGGACTACAATACCCTCAGCGGCCGCCTGCGCGAGCTGGCCTTTCTCAATGCCGGCGTGCGCATCACCCTAACCGACAACCGCCCCAGCGAGCCCCAGCAGGAGAGCTACTGCTACCAAGGCGGCATTCAAGAGTACGTCGCCTACATGACCCGCGAGAAGCAGCCGCTGCACAAAGACATCGTCTACGTCCAGGGCGAGCGCGAGGGCATTCAAGTCGAGGTGTCGCTGCAGTGGTGCGCCGATGCCTACAACGACAACCTGCTGGGCTTTGCCAACAACATCCGTACCACCGACGGCGGCACCCACCTGGAAGGCCTCAAAACGGTTCTGACGCGCACCATCAACGCCGTCGCCCGCAAGCGCAACAAGCTCAAAGACAAAGATCCCAACTTGGGCGGCGAGAACGTGCGCGAGGGGATGACTGGCGTCATCTCGGTTAAGGTGCCCGACCCCGAATTTGAGGGGCAAACCAAAACCAAGCTGGGCAACACCGAGGTGCGCGGCGTGGTGGACTCGCTGGTGGGCGAAGTCCTGACCGAGTACCTGGATTTCAACCCCGGCGTGGCCGACGCCATTATCGATAAGGCCGTTCAGGCGTTTAAGGCGGCCGAAGCCGCCCGCCTCGCCCGCGAGCAGGTCCGGCGCAAGTCAGTGCTGGAGTCCTCGCCGCTGCCGGGCAAACTCGCCGATTGCAGCTCCCGCGATCCCGGCGAGTCCGAGATCTTTATCGTTGAGGGGGACTCGGCCGGCGGCAGCGCCAAGCAGGGGCGCGACCGGCGCTTGCAGGCCATCATGCCCCTGCGCGGCAAGATCCTCAACATTGAAAAAACCGATGACAGCAAAATCTACAAAAACAACGAGGTTCAATCCCTCATCACCGCGCTGGGCCTAGGCGTCAAAGGCGAGGAGTTCGACCTGTCGCAGCTGCGCTACCACCGCATCATCGTCATGACCGATGCGGATGTGGATGGCGCCCACATCCGGACGCTGCTGCTGACGTTTTTCTACCGCTACCAGCAGGCGCTCGTCGATGGCGGCTATGTCTACATAGCCTGCCCGCCGCTGTACAAAGTCGAGCGGCGGCGCCAATCCTACTACTGCTACAGCGACAGCGAGCTGGACCGCCTGGTGCGCCAAGAATTCCCCGAAAACGCCAACTACAGCATCCAGCGCTTTAAGGGCCTGGGCGAGATGATGCCCCAGCAGCTGTGGGAGACTACCATGAATCCCGAGACGCGCATTCTCAAGCGCGTTGAGATTGAGGACGCCGCCGAGGCGGATCGCATCTTTACCGTCCTAATGGGCGATCGCGTGGCGCCGCGCCGCGAGTTCATTGAAGCCTACGGCTCGCAGCTCAACCTAGCCGAGCTCGATATCTAG
- a CDS encoding tRNA (adenosine(37)-N6)-dimethylallyltransferase MiaA, producing the protein MDASAPLPGAIALCGATATGKSGLALALARQLNTAILSLDSRQVYRELNIGTAKPTPAERAAVPHYLIDICDPRKQLTLAQYQDRAWAVLAQFEQLPPPDPSRPKGELPLLVGGTGLYFQAIARGLKIPRVPPQPALRSQLQHLGQPQCHALLARADPDAAAKIHPNDHVRTRRALEVLYTTGVPISQQQGEAPPAYPILALGLDAPPEALARRIERRTRQMLAAGLAEEVAALGERYGWDLPLLETLGYREMRAHLRGELGLEAARDAIVLRTRQFAKRQRTWFQAYPEIEWFHAEAPDLLDRLEARIRQFRAAIAPSQLPARP; encoded by the coding sequence ATGGACGCCAGCGCCCCCCTGCCCGGCGCGATCGCCCTCTGCGGCGCCACGGCCACCGGCAAATCGGGGCTGGCGCTGGCCCTGGCGCGCCAGCTCAACACCGCCATCCTCAGCCTGGACTCGCGCCAGGTCTATCGCGAGCTGAATATCGGCACGGCCAAACCCACCCCAGCCGAGCGCGCGGCCGTGCCCCACTACCTGATCGACATCTGCGATCCGCGCAAGCAGCTCACGCTGGCGCAGTACCAGGACCGCGCTTGGGCCGTCCTGGCACAGTTCGAGCAACTGCCACCGCCCGATCCCAGCCGGCCCAAGGGCGAGCTGCCGCTACTGGTGGGCGGTACCGGCCTGTACTTCCAGGCCATCGCGCGCGGGCTCAAAATCCCGCGCGTTCCGCCGCAACCGGCGCTGCGATCGCAGCTCCAGCACCTGGGCCAACCGCAGTGCCACGCCCTGCTGGCGCGCGCCGACCCCGATGCCGCCGCCAAAATCCACCCCAACGATCACGTCCGCACGCGGCGCGCGCTGGAGGTGCTCTATACCACCGGCGTCCCCATCTCGCAGCAGCAGGGGGAAGCCCCACCGGCTTACCCCATCCTGGCCCTGGGCCTCGATGCCCCGCCCGAGGCGCTTGCGCGCCGCATCGAGCGCCGCACGCGCCAGATGCTGGCCGCCGGGCTGGCCGAGGAGGTTGCGGCCCTGGGCGAGCGCTACGGCTGGGACCTGCCGCTGCTGGAGACGTTGGGCTATCGCGAGATGCGGGCGCACCTGCGCGGGGAGCTGGGGCTGGAGGCCGCGCGCGATGCTATCGTGCTGCGCACGCGCCAGTTCGCCAAGCGCCAGCGCACGTGGTTCCAAGCCTATCCCGAGATCGAGTGGTTTCATGCGGAGGCGCCGGATCTGCTGGATCGCCTCGAGGCGCGGATCCGGCAGTTTCGGGCAGCGATCGCTCCATCGCAGCTGCCTGCAAGGCCCTAG
- a CDS encoding FAD-binding oxidoreductase encodes MQLKNPFALRQSPWQQFCKQLERTVGQDGLIRQQEELLTYESDGLPCYRERPALAVLPRTTEQVAQAIRLCNDYGITWVARGAGTGLSGGALPIREGVLIVTSRMNRILEADTDNQRVVVQPGAINNWVTQAVSEAGFYYAPDPSSQSVCTIGGNIAENSGGVHCLKYGVTINHVLGLKAVTAQGEIVELGGEVPEMPGYDLTGLFVGSEGTLGLATEITLSILKTPESACVLLADFASMEAAGQAVTDIVGAGIIPAGMEMMDNLSINAVEDVVGSGCYPRDAAAVLLVELDGLSEEVEADVARVADRCERAGARSTQTAWDAATQQKFWKGRKAAFAAAGNLSPDYFIQDGVIPRTQLSWVLGEIEALSQRFGYRIANVFHAGDGNLHPLILYDNSVEGQLAEVETLGREILKRCVQAGGSISGEHGIGADKNCFMPDMFSAADLETMRRVRLAFDPNQLANSEKLFPTPRTCGEAAHAHQWVETQGAQLY; translated from the coding sequence ATGCAACTCAAAAATCCCTTTGCGCTCCGGCAGAGTCCCTGGCAGCAGTTCTGCAAGCAGCTCGAGCGAACTGTAGGCCAAGACGGCCTCATCCGGCAGCAAGAAGAGCTGCTGACCTACGAAAGCGACGGCCTCCCCTGCTACCGCGAGCGGCCGGCGCTGGCGGTCTTGCCGCGCACCACCGAGCAGGTAGCGCAAGCGATCCGCCTCTGCAATGACTATGGCATCACCTGGGTCGCCCGCGGGGCGGGGACGGGCCTCTCGGGTGGGGCCCTGCCCATCCGGGAAGGGGTACTGATCGTCACCTCGCGCATGAACCGCATCCTGGAGGCGGACACCGACAACCAACGCGTGGTGGTGCAGCCGGGCGCGATCAACAACTGGGTGACGCAAGCAGTCAGCGAGGCCGGGTTTTACTACGCCCCCGATCCCTCCAGCCAGTCGGTCTGCACCATCGGCGGCAACATTGCCGAGAACTCCGGCGGCGTTCACTGCCTCAAGTACGGGGTAACCATCAACCACGTGCTGGGGCTCAAGGCGGTCACCGCGCAGGGCGAGATCGTCGAGTTGGGCGGCGAGGTCCCCGAGATGCCCGGCTACGACCTCACCGGGTTGTTCGTGGGCTCGGAAGGCACCCTGGGCCTGGCCACCGAGATTACGCTCAGCATCCTCAAAACCCCCGAATCGGCCTGCGTGCTGCTGGCGGATTTCGCCAGCATGGAGGCCGCCGGGCAGGCCGTGACCGACATTGTGGGGGCCGGCATCATCCCTGCCGGGATGGAGATGATGGACAACCTCAGCATCAACGCGGTGGAGGATGTCGTCGGCAGCGGCTGCTACCCGCGCGATGCCGCGGCCGTGCTGCTGGTGGAGCTGGACGGCCTGAGCGAGGAAGTCGAGGCCGATGTAGCCCGCGTGGCCGATCGGTGCGAGCGCGCCGGCGCGCGCAGCACCCAAACCGCCTGGGATGCAGCCACGCAGCAAAAATTCTGGAAGGGGCGCAAAGCCGCCTTTGCCGCGGCCGGCAACCTCAGCCCGGACTACTTCATTCAGGATGGGGTTATCCCGCGCACGCAGCTGAGCTGGGTGCTGGGCGAGATTGAAGCCCTGAGCCAGCGCTTTGGCTACCGCATCGCCAACGTCTTTCACGCCGGCGATGGCAACTTGCACCCGCTGATCCTCTACGACAATTCGGTCGAGGGCCAGCTCGCGGAGGTCGAGACCCTAGGGCGCGAGATCCTCAAGCGCTGCGTCCAGGCTGGCGGCAGCATCTCGGGCGAGCACGGCATTGGCGCGGACAAAAACTGCTTCATGCCGGATATGTTCAGTGCCGCGGACCTCGAGACCATGCGGCGCGTGCGCCTGGCCTTCGATCCCAACCAGCTGGCCAACTCGGAAAAACTCTTCCCCACCCCGCGCACCTGCGGCGAAGCAGCCCACGCGCACCAGTGGGTCGAGACCCAAGGCGCCCAGCTGTACTGA
- a CDS encoding nuclease, producing MHRDRGEIRCAPTDLLRFLGCRHASYLDWHALDGGLRPDDPDPQSAFIQQQGRDHEWAYLDKVRVQYSLVEIAASGGVAERAARTQQAMRAGTPAIAQAVLERGPWQGMPDLLWRIEQPSALGAHAYEPGDIKLASHPQPEHLLQLAAYADLLASEQGTLPQRLHLVLGDERHLVYRCAEFWNFYTRVRDRFEAFLAQLPQAAQPSQPEPCPMCDQCDWHSHCEAVWEQQDHLTHVADIRQSQIAKLRAAGVTTVAQLAALPEEATVRGMSAGTLARLRRQAALQCHQRKTGQDTYQLLEVAPGQGLERLPPPDPGDLFFDIEGDPFYPGGLEYLFGVYQTLEPPEFRCFWAHDRDQERQALEQTIDCLVARLQQRPHAHIYHYAHYEFSALKRLSSAHGTREAELDQLLRERKFVDLYRVVREGLAVSRPSYSLKELEAFYTDKRSDAVETAVDSILWYEHWRQSRDDTKLRDIADYNQVDCRSTGQLRDWLLSLRPEPPPAQAAEAQEPPAVIAAVPTESDTLAQAVSTGATHLPERARTLIGHLLEFHRREEKPQWWALFERANSLEEDLIDDPECLAGLVWDADCPLAAHQRSVLVTYRYPAQETKLAPGDRPAIAANLNATHAIAALNETERRVQLKRGKTSDPLPERLSLIPGRPIQTQTLKAAVGRLAQSAAARAGRYAAVEAFLARAAPRIAGCDPQQPLVAPGSDPVAAVRDLALGLQASYLVVQGPPGTGKTHTAARAIVALLQRGDRVGVMAATHKAINNLLAKVEAAARAEGLSFCGAQKASSDRQALNREQIATVREPKKIGTEHQLIAGTAWLFARPEFDLSCDALFVDEAGQVSLGNLVAAGTAGRNLVLVGDRMQLGQPIQGTHPGEAGQSSLDYLLGERATIPPERGVFLDTTRRLPPEICCFVSSAIYEGRLQAHPDTATRHLVLPPDAPAALAPRGLRFVDAHHSGCQQKSEAEADIIKGLIDCLLTARVCHADGSQRPLTLNDILVTAPYNLQVSHLERVLPDGAQVGTVDRFQGQEAEVVLVSMTTSSPQELPRQVEFLYSRNRLNVAISRARCLAVTIANPALLDLPCTTVEQIRPVNTLCWLRDYARAH from the coding sequence ATGCATCGTGATCGCGGCGAAATCCGCTGCGCGCCCACAGACCTGCTGCGCTTTCTGGGCTGCCGCCACGCGAGCTACCTCGACTGGCACGCGCTCGATGGGGGGTTGCGTCCGGACGATCCCGATCCGCAATCGGCCTTCATCCAGCAGCAGGGGCGCGATCACGAGTGGGCCTACTTGGACAAGGTGCGGGTCCAATACAGCTTGGTGGAGATTGCTGCCTCAGGGGGGGTTGCCGAGCGAGCGGCCCGCACGCAGCAAGCCATGCGCGCCGGCACGCCGGCCATTGCCCAGGCCGTGCTGGAGCGGGGCCCGTGGCAGGGTATGCCGGATCTGCTCTGGCGCATCGAGCAGCCCTCGGCGTTGGGCGCCCACGCCTACGAGCCCGGCGATATCAAACTGGCGAGCCACCCCCAGCCCGAGCACCTGCTGCAGCTGGCGGCCTATGCCGATCTGCTGGCGAGCGAGCAGGGCACCCTCCCCCAGCGCCTGCACCTGGTTCTGGGCGACGAGCGCCATCTGGTCTATCGCTGCGCCGAGTTCTGGAACTTCTACACCCGCGTGCGGGACCGCTTCGAGGCCTTTCTGGCCCAGCTGCCCCAGGCTGCCCAGCCCTCTCAGCCCGAGCCCTGCCCCATGTGCGATCAGTGCGACTGGCACAGCCACTGCGAGGCCGTTTGGGAGCAGCAAGACCACCTCACCCACGTCGCCGACATCCGCCAGAGCCAGATCGCCAAATTGCGCGCCGCTGGCGTTACGACCGTGGCCCAGCTCGCCGCCCTCCCCGAAGAGGCAACAGTCCGGGGAATGAGCGCCGGCACGCTGGCGCGCCTGCGCCGCCAAGCCGCGCTGCAGTGCCACCAGCGCAAAACCGGCCAAGATACCTACCAACTGCTCGAGGTGGCGCCCGGCCAAGGCCTGGAGCGGCTGCCGCCGCCGGACCCGGGCGATCTGTTTTTTGATATTGAGGGCGATCCCTTCTACCCGGGCGGGCTGGAGTACCTGTTTGGTGTTTACCAAACGCTCGAGCCGCCCGAGTTCCGCTGCTTCTGGGCCCACGATCGCGACCAGGAACGCCAGGCCCTGGAGCAGACGATTGACTGCCTGGTCGCGCGCCTGCAGCAGCGCCCCCATGCCCACATCTACCACTACGCCCACTACGAGTTCTCGGCGCTCAAGCGCCTGAGCTCAGCCCACGGCACCCGCGAAGCGGAACTGGACCAGCTGCTGCGCGAGCGCAAGTTTGTCGATCTCTACCGGGTGGTGCGCGAGGGGCTGGCGGTCTCGCGGCCCAGCTACTCCCTCAAAGAGCTGGAGGCGTTCTATACTGACAAGCGCAGCGATGCCGTGGAAACGGCGGTTGACAGCATCCTCTGGTACGAGCACTGGCGCCAAAGCAGGGACGATACCAAGCTCCGGGACATTGCCGACTACAACCAGGTCGACTGCCGCTCCACGGGCCAGCTGCGCGACTGGCTGCTGAGCTTGCGCCCCGAGCCGCCCCCAGCCCAGGCAGCAGAGGCCCAGGAGCCGCCAGCGGTGATCGCGGCGGTCCCCACCGAGAGCGACACCCTGGCCCAGGCCGTCAGCACCGGCGCCACGCACCTGCCCGAGCGCGCGCGCACCCTCATCGGCCACCTGCTCGAGTTCCACCGCCGCGAGGAAAAGCCCCAGTGGTGGGCCCTGTTCGAGCGGGCCAACAGCCTGGAAGAGGATCTCATTGACGATCCCGAGTGCCTGGCGGGCTTGGTCTGGGATGCCGACTGCCCGCTGGCGGCACACCAGCGCTCGGTGCTGGTGACCTATCGCTACCCCGCCCAGGAAACCAAGCTGGCTCCCGGCGATCGCCCCGCCATCGCCGCCAACCTGAACGCCACGCACGCGATCGCGGCGCTCAATGAAACCGAGCGGCGCGTGCAGCTCAAGCGCGGCAAAACCAGCGACCCGCTCCCCGAGCGCCTGTCGCTGATTCCCGGCCGCCCCATCCAAACTCAGACGCTCAAGGCGGCAGTAGGCCGCTTGGCGCAATCGGCGGCGGCTCGGGCGGGGCGCTACGCCGCCGTGGAGGCCTTTCTGGCCCGCGCGGCGCCGCGCATCGCAGGCTGCGACCCGCAACAGCCGCTGGTGGCCCCCGGCTCGGATCCGGTAGCGGCGGTTCGGGACCTGGCCCTGGGCCTGCAGGCGAGCTACCTGGTCGTCCAGGGGCCGCCCGGCACGGGCAAAACCCATACGGCCGCTCGCGCCATTGTGGCGCTGCTCCAGCGGGGCGATCGCGTGGGGGTCATGGCCGCCACGCACAAGGCCATTAACAACCTGCTGGCCAAGGTGGAGGCGGCTGCCCGGGCTGAGGGCCTGAGCTTCTGCGGCGCCCAAAAAGCCAGCAGCGACCGGCAGGCCTTGAACAGGGAGCAGATTGCTACGGTCCGCGAGCCCAAAAAGATCGGCACCGAGCACCAGCTGATCGCCGGAACCGCCTGGCTCTTTGCCCGGCCCGAGTTCGATCTGAGCTGCGATGCGCTGTTTGTCGATGAAGCCGGGCAGGTCTCGCTGGGCAATCTGGTCGCGGCCGGCACGGCCGGGCGCAATTTGGTGCTGGTGGGCGATCGCATGCAGCTAGGCCAGCCCATTCAGGGCACCCACCCCGGCGAGGCGGGGCAATCCAGCTTGGACTACCTGCTGGGCGAGCGCGCCACCATCCCGCCCGAGCGGGGGGTATTTTTGGACACGACGCGGCGCCTGCCCCCCGAGATCTGCTGCTTTGTCTCCTCGGCCATTTACGAGGGGCGGCTGCAAGCGCACCCCGATACCGCAACGCGCCACCTGGTGCTGCCTCCGGATGCCCCAGCGGCCCTGGCGCCGCGCGGCCTGCGCTTTGTGGACGCCCATCACAGTGGCTGCCAGCAAAAAAGCGAGGCCGAAGCCGACATCATTAAGGGGCTCATCGATTGCCTGCTGACCGCCCGCGTTTGCCATGCCGATGGCAGCCAACGCCCGCTGACGCTCAACGACATCCTGGTCACCGCACCCTACAACCTCCAGGTCTCGCATCTGGAGCGAGTCCTGCCTGATGGCGCGCAGGTGGGAACGGTGGATCGCTTCCAGGGCCAGGAAGCCGAGGTGGTGCTGGTCTCCATGACCACTTCCTCGCCGCAGGAGCTGCCGCGGCAGGTGGAGTTCCTCTACAGCCGCAACCGGCTCAACGTGGCCATCTCGCGCGCCCGCTGCCTGGCGGTCACCATTGCCAACCCGGCCCTGCTGGATCTGCCCTGCACCACCGTGGAACAGATCCGCCCGGTCAATACCTTGTGCTGGCTGCGCGACTACGCCAGGGCGCATTGA
- a CDS encoding DUF29 domain-containing protein: MQNAQSPNLAQLYETDYARWLDETIEQLKAREFDALDLSNLIEELADMGCSQKQALASNLELLLRHLLKWKYQPTQQTPSWRLTIRERRKQIRRLLRDSSSLKPELERRLPEEYANARELAADETGLSLDWFPTQPPFGIEQALDDRFWPQS; encoded by the coding sequence ATGCAAAACGCGCAAAGCCCCAACCTAGCCCAGCTCTACGAAACAGACTATGCTCGCTGGCTAGATGAAACCATCGAGCAGCTTAAAGCGCGCGAGTTCGACGCGCTGGATCTATCCAACCTGATCGAGGAGCTGGCCGATATGGGGTGCAGCCAAAAGCAGGCTCTTGCTAGCAACCTAGAGCTGCTCCTGCGGCACTTGCTCAAGTGGAAGTACCAACCCACCCAGCAAACCCCTAGCTGGCGGCTTACCATTCGAGAACGCCGCAAGCAGATTCGCCGCCTGCTGCGCGACAGTTCCAGCCTCAAGCCCGAACTAGAGCGGCGACTGCCCGAAGAGTATGCGAATGCACGCGAGCTAGCCGCTGATGAAACGGGGCTATCCTTAGATTGGTTCCCAACCCAGCCACCATTCGGTATTGAGCAGGCCCTTGATGATCGCTTCTGGCCCCAGTCTTAA